From Rhineura floridana isolate rRhiFlo1 chromosome 5, rRhiFlo1.hap2, whole genome shotgun sequence, a single genomic window includes:
- the LOC133385649 gene encoding dicarboxylate carrier SLC25A8: MVGFKPTDVPPTATVKFVGAGTAACIADLITFPLDTAKVRLQIQGEKHLAASARAAQYRGVFGTMATMVRNEGPKSLYNGLVAGLQRQMSFASVRIGLYDSVKQFYTKGSEYAGIGSRLLAGCTTGAMAVAVAQPTDVVKVRFQAQARVEGGRRYQGTLDAYKTIAREEGFRGLWKGTSPNITRNAIVNCAELVTYDLIKDALLKYNLMTDNLPCHFTSAFGAGFCTTVIASPVDVVKTRYMNSAPGQYGSAVKCALSMLQKEGPLAFYKGFTPSFLRLGSWNVVMFVTYEQLKRAMMAARGSWEAPC, translated from the exons ATGGTTGGATTCAAGCCCACTGATGTCCCTCCCACAGCCACTGTGAAGTTTGTTGGAGCTGGCACAGCTGCCTGCATTGCAGACCTGATCACCTTTCCCTTGGACACAGCAAAAGTCAGATTGCAG ATCCAAGGAGAGAAGCATTTGGCTGCCTCGGCCCGGGCGGCGCAGTACAGAGGGGTCTTTGGCACCATGGCCACGATGGTGAGGAATGAAGGGCCCAAGAGCCTCTACAACGGGCTGGTGGCCGGCCTGCAGCGCCAGATGAGCTTTGCCTCCGTCCGCATCGGGCTGTACGACTCGGTGAAGCAGTTCTACACCAAGGGCTCGGAGT ATGCTGGCATCGGCAGCCGTCTCCTTGCCGGGTGCACCACTGGAGCGATGGCTGTGGCCGTGGCTCAGCCCACAGACGTGGTGAAAGTGAGGTTCCAGGCTCAAGCCCGGGTGGAGGGTGGCAGGCGGTACCAGGGAACCCTGGATGCCTACAAGACCATTGCAAGAGAGGAAGGATTTAGAGGCCTCTGGAAAG GGACTTCCCCTAATATAACCCGGAATGCTATTGTGAATTGTGCTGAACTGGTGACCTACGACCTGATAAAGGACGCCCTTCTGAAATACAACCTCATGACAG ATAACCTCCCTTGCCATTTCACCTCTGCGTTTGGAGCCGGCTTCTGCACGACTGTCATTGCTTCCCCTGTTGATGTAGTGAAGACCAGATATATGAACTCTGCCCCCGGCCAATACGGAAGTGCTGTAAAGTGCGCCCTCTCCATGCTTCAGAAGGAAGGCCCTCTGGCTTTTTACAAAGG CTTTACACCCTCGTTTTTGCGGCTGGGATCCTGGAATGTGGTGATGTTCGTGACCTACGAGCAGCTGAAGCGCGCCATGATGGCGGCCCGCGGATCCTGGGAGGCCCCCTGCTGA